The Chloroflexota bacterium genome segment AGACGTGAGCATCCTGGAGCTGGCGACTCGCCTGCGCGCGCTCAAGCGCACCCCGGCCCCGTACTTCGTCGCCCTGGTCAACGCGGACGATCCCGAGATGCTCCTCAGGGCGATGGGCAGCGGCGCAGACGACTTCCTGGCCCGCCCGTTTCACGACGAGCAGTTGCACGCCCGGATTCAGGTGGCAGAACGACTCCTGCTCCTGACGCGCCGGCTGCTGGATCAGGAGACGCAGCTCGAGCGCGCCCGCTACGCGCTGCGGGCGAGCGCGCGCACGGACGCGCTCACCAACCTCTGGAACCGCGTCCAGCTCACGGACGACCTGGAGCTGTTCCAGGGCCAGCTGCAGCGGTACGGCCACCGCTACGCCGCGATGCTCGTCAACCTCGACCGTTTCCGCGCCTACAACGAGGCGAACGGCCAGCTTGCCGGCGATGAGGTGCTGCGACTCATCGCGCAGACCGTCTCCGAGACGCTCAGGACCGGCGACCGCGCCTATCGCTACGCTGGCGACGAGATCGTGGTGCTGCTCCCGGAGCAGACGGCAGAGTCAGCCTGCATCGCCGCCGAGCGCATCCGCTCCGCCATCGAGCAGCTTCAGTTGCCCCACCAGGGAAATCAGCCCGCCGGCGTGGTCACGGTCAGCGCCGGCGTGGGCGCATTCCAGGCAGAGGGCACGCTCACATATGACGCGCTGCTCGGGTGGACCGAAGCGGCGCTGTTGCGGGCGCAGGCGAACGGCGGCAACCGCGTCGAGCTGAGCGACCCGGCGACTGACGCCGCCGCGACGCCATAGCCGCTGCCGCCGGCCGGATGCCCTCACCCCTGAGCCGGGGTGAGGGCACGGCGCTTCTAGCTCGCGCGCGTGATCCGGACGTTTGCGTCGGCGCGCGAGATCAGGTCAGGCAGGAGCTTCGTGCCGAGTCCCGGGCCTTCCAACGGACGGATCGTACCATCGACCACCGGCGGCAGCTCGGTGACAAGGTTCGGGTAGACGCCGTGCAGGTACGCCCGCACCACCTCCTGGATGAAGACGTTCGGCACGGCGTAGTCGAGGTGAACGGCCGCCACCAGGGTGATCGGGCCGACGCAGTCGTGCGGCGCGATCGGCAACTGGTACGCCTCAGCCATCGTGGCGATCTTCCGCGCCTCGGACAAGCCGCCGACCCAGCCGATATCGAACATCACCACCGACAGCGCGCCCTTCTCGAACGCCTCGCGGAACTGCCACCGCGTGGACATCGTCTCGGAGGCCGTCGTCGGGATGCGCGTGCTCTGGCGGAACTGGAGCAAGGCGTCCAGATTGTCCATGCGGACCGGGTCCTCAAACCAGAGCGGATCGTACTGCTCGACCGCCCGAGCGATGCGCTGCGCGGCCGGCAGCCCGAACACCGAGTGCATCTCCAGCGCGATCTCGATCTTGTTGCCGACGGCCTTGCGGATCTTCTCGAACGGCTCGCAGCCCTTCACGATGTCTTCGGCTGAGATCTGGTGGCCGTTCGTGGCCGGCCCGAACTGATCGAACGGCCAGATCTTCATGGCCCGATACCCCTCGGAGAGGAGATCGTGCGCCAGTTCGTCGGCCCGGTTCAGGAAGGCGTCGAGATCCTCGTACGGTCCCTCGCTGCGGCCATCCACGTAGTTAGCCGTCGAGCCGGCCGGCTTCTTTCCACCGTAGCGATAGCCAGCGCAGGTGTTGTAGACCCGCAGCGACTCGCGCGTCGGCCCGCCCATCAGCCGGTAGAGCGGCAAGTTCATGGCCTGGCCCGCGATGTCCCAGAGGGCCACGTCGATGCCCGAAAGCCCGCGCATCTCGGCGCTTCGCATCGAGAGCCCGCCGCGCACGGTGCTGGCGAACAGGCTGCTCCAGAGCGCCTCGATGGCGAGCGGATCCTTGCCGAGCAGGAACGGCGCGGCCACCTCGTGGACGTAGGTCTGGACGGACGCGGACCCGAAGAACGTATCGCCCAGCCCGATCAGCCCCTCGTCGGTGTGAATCCGCACAAACGTGATCTGCGGATAGGCTTCGATATTGACGGTTTCGAGTGCAGTGATCTTCACCAGTGTTCTCCCTTGGTCTGGTGGGTGGCGTCGGCCGACCGCCGCCCGTCCGGCCGACGCCTGCGAGTCGCGCTCACCTACTCCACGCCGAAGATCGCAGCCGCATTTCGGTAGAAGATTTTGTCCTGATCGTCCGCCGACATGCCCATCGCGTTGAAGGCATCCATCCAGGCCGTCAACTCACGGCTCATGTGGGTGACGTCGCAGTCCGAGCCCCAGACGAGCTTCTCGGGCAGGATCTCCTTGTAGATCATCTGGCGGTCGAGGATGTGACGTCGCACGACCGCACCGCCAGAGATGTCGAACGTCACGTTGCGCCGCCAGCGAGCGACGGCTGCCGCGCTGTCGTACAACCCGTAGCCCAGGTGCGCCCCGATGATCCTGAGCTTCGGGAAGGCGATCCCGATGGTGTCGAGGAAGATCGGCTGCATGCGGGCCGCGCCCTTGGTCGAGCCGCGCCCGCGCTCCTCGTGCTCGGCGGCTGTCCGCGCGGCCAGATCCTCGTCGCGGGGGTGAAACAGCAGGAAGTCGATGGGGCCGCCACGAATCCCCGTGTGGAAGAGGATCGGCATGCCCAGCTCTTCGCAGCGCTCGTACAGCGGGTAGTACGACTCGTGGTCGTAGTCGAAGCTGGGGCCGGTGATCTTCAGCCCTTTGAAGCCTCGGCCATGCAGCCGCGAGATCTGATCCGGTCCGTCTTCGTCCAGCCAGACCTGGGCCAGCGGGATGAACAGGTCGGGATGTGCCCGGTGCGCGTCGAGCGTGGTCTCCCAGTCATCGTCGCCCTTCCGCCCGAGCAGCGCCACCTTGCGGATGTTCAGCCTGCGGCAGGCGTAGGCCAGCATCTCACGATGGAACTCGGTGGACTGGTTTGCCGGGCCGCCGGGGCGCGGTCCGTAGTGGACGTGAACGTCAAAGACGCGCGGCGGCGCGTCCTTCAGGTACTCCTCGGGCATCGGCACCTCTCTCCTCAGGGGTCGTGGATCGTCGGTCGTAGATCGTGGGCGCTGGAAGCATACCCCTCCCCACGATCTACGATCCTCGACCCACGATCCGCTCACAGGGCACTGGTCGCGAGCCAGCCGCCGTCGACGAAGATCGTCTGTCCCGTCACGTAGCTGGCGAGATCCGACAGCAGGAACGCTACCACCCGCCCGACCTCCTCCGGCTCGCCCCAACGCCCGAGCGGCGTCCGTCTGTTCACGCCATCCACGCTGAAGACTCCCTGGCGAACCATCGACTCGGCCTGTTCGGTGCGGATGAAGGCCGGCCCTACGGCATTGACGCGAATGCCGCGCGCCGCCCACTCAACGGCAAGGCTGGTGGTCAGCCCGATCACCCCGGCGCGGCTGGCCGTGTACGACGCCCGGCCGGGCAGGCTGACCACCCCCATCACCGAGGTGGTGTTGACGACGGCGCCCGGCCGACCCTCGGCCAGCAGCCGCCGGCTGAACTCGCGGCAGCAGAGAAACGTGCCTTTGAGCGCCACGTCCGACACGTGGTCCCAGTCTGAGACGCCCAGGCTCTCCGTCGCGCCGATCCGCCGATTGCCGGCGCAGTTCACCAGCAGGTCGGGCGTCCCGTAGCGGTCAGTGGCAGCGTCGAATAGCCGTGCGATGCTCGCTTCGTCGGTGACGTCCACGTCCCAGGCGAACGCCTCGCCGCCCAGCGCCACGATCTGGTCGACGGTCTCCTGGCAGGCCTCACGTCGCCGCTGCGCCGCCACCACCCGGCCGCCCGCCTCCGCGATACACCGCGCGATGCCCCGGCCGATCCCCGCTCCGCCACCCGTCACGACCGCCACGCGGCCCGTCAGATCGATCTGCACGCACCCTCCCGCGCCGCATCGTAGCGCCGACCCCGGCTGTCTGTCCATCTGGGCGGGCATCGCCGCCTCTGCTACGATGAGAGCGACGTATTCGCAGATGGTGTCGCGATCTGCCGTCGCGCAGATCCGAACAGAACCAAGAGGGACGCCGACCGATGACTGCTGCCCCACGCCGGACGGTCCTGGTGACCGGCGCTACTGGCTACATCGCTTCCCAGATGCTCCCGACCTTCCGCGAGCGCTACGACGTTCGCCTGATCGACGTGCGCGACACCGATCGCGCGGGCAATCCCGTTCAGGGCGCACAGGTCGTCGATCTGCTGCACGTCGGCAAGATGGACATGGTCGATCCCGACCTGACGCCGTCGAAGTCGGACAGCTTCTACGGCTGACCTATGTAGTTAACCCCTACGAAACGAGTTTCTGAATTGGAACCTTCCGAGACCAGTCTGTTCACTAGCGCAAGCTCGATCAGAGGGCTGCCGCTCGGATACTATCGAAACAGGTCATCTTGAACTTTCTGGCCGCCGGAATCGTGAAACTGGTCGCTCCGGGGCCAATCGGAGCCAACCAATGTCCGGAGCCAAGCCGACCGTCCTTGTGACGGGCGCAACGGGGTACATCGCCTCCCAGATGCTGCCGACCTTTCGCGAACGGTACGACCTGCGCCTGATCGACATGAGGGACACCGACCGAGATGGCAACCGGGTGGAGGATGCCCAGGTCGCGAGCATGCTGGACGGCCCCGACGAGGAGATCCGACCGCTTTTCACGGGCGCAGACGCCGTCGTGCATCTTGCCTACCACCGTGGATCTCTTGGTACTGGGCCGAGCGGGGACGGGCGTGACTTCGAAGATGAAGAGCCCAACGTCGCGATGGCGAACCGAGTCTACCGGCTCGCGCTTCAAGAGGGCGTGCGCCGCGTTGTGGTCGCCAGCTCCAATCATGCCGCCGACTGGTATGAGGAGCTGCTGCACATTGGGAAGATGGACATGGTCGATCCCGACCGCACGCCTCCTCGCTCCGACAATTTCTATGGTTGGAGCAAATTGGCATATGAAAGTCTCGGGTTCTTGTACGCGAGCGGCTCTCGCGGTCGAAAGTTGGGGAATGTCCAGATCCGGATTGGCGCGCCGCGCCCGATTGTCGCCGCCCGGTTCTTTCCGAATGGCCCGACTGGCGACGGGGCGAATCCTACGGGCTATAAGCGTGACCTCGGTGCCTACATTAGCCCTCGCGACCTGACTCAGCTTTTCGTCAAGTCAATTGAGACGCCGAGCATTGAGGATGAGTACGGTATTCCGTTCCAGGTCTTCTACGGGATCTCCG includes the following:
- a CDS encoding diguanylate cyclase; translation: MLVLIADPEPSARAALRAALDRFGYRCQEVADGATAWTHLADGSPDVVLVSADLADVSILELATRLRALKRTPAPYFVALVNADDPEMLLRAMGSGADDFLARPFHDEQLHARIQVAERLLLLTRRLLDQETQLERARYALRASARTDALTNLWNRVQLTDDLELFQGQLQRYGHRYAAMLVNLDRFRAYNEANGQLAGDEVLRLIAQTVSETLRTGDRAYRYAGDEIVVLLPEQTAESACIAAERIRSAIEQLQLPHQGNQPAGVVTVSAGVGAFQAEGTLTYDALLGWTEAALLRAQANGGNRVELSDPATDAAATP
- a CDS encoding amidohydrolase, with the translated sequence MPEEYLKDAPPRVFDVHVHYGPRPGGPANQSTEFHREMLAYACRRLNIRKVALLGRKGDDDWETTLDAHRAHPDLFIPLAQVWLDEDGPDQISRLHGRGFKGLKITGPSFDYDHESYYPLYERCEELGMPILFHTGIRGGPIDFLLFHPRDEDLAARTAAEHEERGRGSTKGAARMQPIFLDTIGIAFPKLRIIGAHLGYGLYDSAAAVARWRRNVTFDISGGAVVRRHILDRQMIYKEILPEKLVWGSDCDVTHMSRELTAWMDAFNAMGMSADDQDKIFYRNAAAIFGVE
- a CDS encoding NAD(P)-dependent oxidoreductase, which codes for MSGAKPTVLVTGATGYIASQMLPTFRERYDLRLIDMRDTDRDGNRVEDAQVASMLDGPDEEIRPLFTGADAVVHLAYHRGSLGTGPSGDGRDFEDEEPNVAMANRVYRLALQEGVRRVVVASSNHAADWYEELLHIGKMDMVDPDRTPPRSDNFYGWSKLAYESLGFLYASGSRGRKLGNVQIRIGAPRPIVAARFFPNGPTGDGANPTGYKRDLGAYISPRDLTQLFVKSIETPSIEDEYGIPFQVFYGISGNARAFWSIVNAHRVIGYAPQDDAELKFSDDIRAYLVEPAAGR
- a CDS encoding SDR family oxidoreductase, whose product is MQIDLTGRVAVVTGGGAGIGRGIARCIAEAGGRVVAAQRRREACQETVDQIVALGGEAFAWDVDVTDEASIARLFDAATDRYGTPDLLVNCAGNRRIGATESLGVSDWDHVSDVALKGTFLCCREFSRRLLAEGRPGAVVNTTSVMGVVSLPGRASYTASRAGVIGLTTSLAVEWAARGIRVNAVGPAFIRTEQAESMVRQGVFSVDGVNRRTPLGRWGEPEEVGRVVAFLLSDLASYVTGQTIFVDGGWLATSAL
- a CDS encoding mandelate racemase/muconate lactonizing enzyme family protein encodes the protein MKITALETVNIEAYPQITFVRIHTDEGLIGLGDTFFGSASVQTYVHEVAAPFLLGKDPLAIEALWSSLFASTVRGGLSMRSAEMRGLSGIDVALWDIAGQAMNLPLYRLMGGPTRESLRVYNTCAGYRYGGKKPAGSTANYVDGRSEGPYEDLDAFLNRADELAHDLLSEGYRAMKIWPFDQFGPATNGHQISAEDIVKGCEPFEKIRKAVGNKIEIALEMHSVFGLPAAQRIARAVEQYDPLWFEDPVRMDNLDALLQFRQSTRIPTTASETMSTRWQFREAFEKGALSVVMFDIGWVGGLSEARKIATMAEAYQLPIAPHDCVGPITLVAAVHLDYAVPNVFIQEVVRAYLHGVYPNLVTELPPVVDGTIRPLEGPGLGTKLLPDLISRADANVRITRAS
- a CDS encoding NAD(P)-dependent oxidoreductase, whose protein sequence is MTAAPRRTVLVTGATGYIASQMLPTFRERYDVRLIDVRDTDRAGNPVQGAQVVDLLHVGKMDMVDPDLTPSKSDSFYG